In Corynebacterium endometrii, one DNA window encodes the following:
- a CDS encoding thymidylate synthase — protein sequence MAKINTPYEDLLREVLDEGVGKGDRTGTGTTSVFGRQLRYDLSDSFPLLTTKKVYWHGVLGELLWFLKGDSNVKWLQENKIRIWNEWADDNGDLGPVYGVQWRSWPTPDGGHIDQIQGALDLLKKDPDSRRNLVSAWNVSELDKMALMPCHLMFQLYVANGKLSMQVYQRSADLFLGVPFNIASYAALTHMFAQQAGLEVGELIWTGGDCHIYNDHVEQVREQLSREPREYPQLKLNKAGSIFDYDFDDFEIIGYNPHPAIKAQVSV from the coding sequence ATGGCGAAGATTAACACCCCCTATGAGGATCTCCTCCGCGAGGTACTCGATGAAGGCGTGGGCAAGGGTGACCGCACAGGCACCGGGACTACCTCGGTGTTTGGCCGCCAGTTGCGCTATGACCTGAGCGATTCCTTCCCGTTGCTGACCACCAAGAAGGTCTATTGGCACGGCGTTCTGGGCGAGCTGCTCTGGTTCCTGAAGGGCGATTCCAACGTCAAGTGGCTGCAGGAGAACAAAATCCGCATCTGGAACGAATGGGCGGATGACAACGGCGACTTGGGCCCGGTCTACGGCGTGCAGTGGCGCTCGTGGCCAACCCCTGACGGTGGCCACATCGACCAGATTCAGGGCGCCCTCGACCTGCTCAAAAAAGACCCGGACTCCCGCCGCAACCTGGTCTCTGCCTGGAATGTCTCCGAACTGGACAAGATGGCGCTGATGCCCTGCCACCTGATGTTCCAGCTGTACGTGGCGAACGGAAAGCTCTCCATGCAGGTCTACCAGCGCTCCGCTGATCTATTCCTGGGCGTCCCCTTCAACATCGCGTCCTACGCCGCCTTGACCCACATGTTTGCACAACAAGCCGGACTCGAGGTGGGTGAACTCATTTGGACCGGCGGCGATTGCCACATCTACAACGATCACGTGGAACAGGTCCGGGAGCAGCTTAGCCGTGAGCCGCGTGAGTACCCGCAGCTAAAACTCAACAAGGCCGGTAGCATCTTCGACTACGACTTTGATGACTTTGAGATAATCGGCTATAACCCTCACCCGGCCATCAAGGCGCAGGTTTCGGTGTAA
- a CDS encoding 3'(2'),5'-bisphosphate nucleotidase CysQ: protein MSPELSDSRLTNTIAEGCGEILKGVRKGGLLRNRALGDSGDSAAQDWISRVLAQHRPDDGFLSEEAHDDLDRLNKERVWIVDPLDGTKEFATGRQDWAVHIALVINGVPEYAAVGLPDLGVTFKSSEARAVTGPMSGKFAVSRNRPPQVAQYIADKMDYETVGIGSAGAKAMHVLLGDFDGYIHAGGQYEWDQAAPVGVAMAAGLHCSRLDGSPIKFNNEDTFIPDILVCRPELADEILAHAAQYAKDNGGELD from the coding sequence ATGAGTCCAGAGCTATCAGATTCCCGTTTGACTAACACCATCGCCGAAGGCTGCGGCGAGATCCTCAAGGGGGTGCGCAAGGGTGGCCTCCTGCGCAACCGCGCCCTGGGCGATTCCGGTGACTCCGCAGCGCAGGATTGGATCTCTCGCGTGCTGGCCCAGCACCGCCCCGATGACGGGTTCCTATCTGAAGAAGCACACGATGACCTAGACCGCCTGAATAAGGAACGCGTCTGGATTGTTGACCCGCTGGATGGCACCAAGGAATTCGCCACCGGCCGCCAGGACTGGGCCGTGCACATTGCCCTAGTCATCAACGGGGTGCCCGAATATGCCGCCGTGGGCCTGCCAGATCTGGGCGTTACCTTCAAATCTTCCGAGGCCCGCGCCGTGACCGGCCCGATGTCCGGCAAGTTTGCCGTCTCGCGCAACCGCCCGCCGCAGGTGGCGCAATACATCGCGGACAAGATGGACTATGAGACCGTGGGCATCGGCTCCGCGGGCGCCAAGGCCATGCACGTGCTGCTCGGTGACTTTGACGGCTACATCCACGCCGGCGGCCAGTATGAGTGGGACCAGGCCGCGCCGGTTGGCGTAGCCATGGCCGCGGGCCTGCACTGCTCGCGCCTGGATGGCTCCCCCATCAAATTCAACAATGAGGACACCTTCATCCCGGATATCCTTGTGTGTCGCCCCGAGCTGGCCGACGAAATCTTGGCCCACGCGGCACAGTACGCCAAGGACAACGGCGGTGAGCTGGATTAA
- a CDS encoding ATP-dependent helicase, translating into MSQEILSRFRPQVSGWFEEVFSRPTKVQAQAWDAISSGDHALVVAPTGSGKTLAAFLWALNNLVEREGQTALPVASPAPADAESAGVRVLYISPLKALGVDVENNLRAPLAGIARMAQKLGLDVPNVTVGVRSGDTPQAERSRQVRRPPDILITTPESAYLMLTSKAAGILASVDTVIIDEIHALAGTKRGVHLALTLERLTQVAGEFQRIGLSATVRPLDAVANFLGGGRPVELIAPPAAKQWELGVHVPVEDMADLPTPEQGSSIGESTVDDPLGLTTGPQDADKLAADSALPTAKSIWPFIEQELYREVMEHRSTLVFVNSRRTAERVTSRLNELYAQEHDPESLSAPTRRDPAQLMKQVDVAGKAAPLIARAHHGSVSKDERALTETMLKEGTLKAVVATSSLELGIDMGAVDLVVQVESPPSVASALQRVGRAGHSVGAVSHGSFYPKHRADLLQSVVTVKRMREGLIEEMHSPVNPLDVLAQQTVAAVAAAPDGLHADDWYVLVRQAWPYRDLAREVYDSVLDLVSGVYPSTDFAELKPRVIYDRVTGLMTPRPGAQRVAVTSGGTIPDRGMFGVFLAGGEGAPRRVGELDEEMVYESRVGDVFTLGATSWRIEEITRDQVIVTPAPGHTGRLPFWTGDQAGRPYELGLALGAFRREAHGNPSAIADADAWARDNLLAYLAEQEEATGLVPDEKTLLLERFKDELGDWRVVLHTPFGRGVNAAWALALSARVAEQTGMDPQAVAGDDGIVLRLPEGEREPDGALFMFDADEIADIVTEQVGGSALFASRFRECAARALLLPRRNPGKRAPLWQQRQRAEQLLDVARKYPSFPIILETVRECLQDVYDLPALESVCRDLAHRRIRIAEVTTQQPSPFSSSLLFNYTGAFMYEGDSPLAEKRAAALALDPALLAKLLGTVELRELLDPEIIEEVHTQLQRTHPERRARTAEEVADLLRVVGPVPIDELAEHTDVPLAHIERALAGRIMRVRVAGREHLAQVQDAPLLRDGLGVPVPPGVAAQVETITDALAQLVSRWARTRGPFILRELADAFGLSVSMAHSALAGLDTVIEGRYRQGIDEQEYCAAEVLRTIRSRSLAAARAATEPVSPAAFARFLPDWQQVAPAGQRPALRGADGVFTVIEQLAGVRLPASAWESLVLPARVGDYSPRMLDELTAGGEVQILGAGKAGGADPWIMLLPSDYAAQLAPERAEEPQLSGLQESIVAILGRGGGFLFSDLLREVTGDDLGLVTGQVGGDELREALWGLVEAGLVAPDSFGPIRARLAGGGSRSQAAHRAKRRPTRSRLRMGRTSFAQTQRANTTPPDMSGRWALAVRPAQDATSRSVAHGEAWLDRYGVLTRGSVQAEDVIGGFALAYKVLSGFEESGKAMRGYVIEGLGAAQFSTPAIIDRLRGVADSPDVTGWPSGTLEPKTYVIAAADPANPYGAALGWPQRDESGGQVSASPSRAAGALVVLIDGLCVAHLTRGGKTLSTYFDALPEGISQGDVAALMVGALTELVSAGRLSPLVIEKANGQSIFESALAGRLREAGAGITPKGIRISAKSPAPRTPSGPQRGRRLAEALTELSFDDDPADSSEGPSAPPRPTGPPRPSGPERREEPGAGGGGFRPRRGPRR; encoded by the coding sequence ATGTCTCAGGAAATCCTTTCTCGCTTCCGCCCCCAAGTTTCCGGGTGGTTTGAGGAAGTATTTTCCCGGCCCACGAAAGTCCAAGCCCAAGCCTGGGACGCCATCTCATCGGGGGACCACGCGTTGGTCGTGGCCCCCACCGGATCCGGTAAGACCCTGGCGGCATTTCTGTGGGCACTGAATAATTTGGTGGAGCGTGAGGGGCAGACCGCGCTGCCCGTTGCTTCGCCAGCTCCAGCTGACGCCGAATCCGCAGGCGTTCGCGTCCTATATATCTCCCCGCTCAAAGCACTGGGCGTGGACGTGGAGAATAACCTGCGCGCGCCCTTGGCCGGTATCGCACGCATGGCCCAAAAACTAGGCCTGGACGTGCCGAACGTGACGGTGGGCGTGCGCTCGGGGGATACACCGCAGGCAGAGCGCAGCCGCCAGGTGCGCCGCCCGCCAGATATTCTCATCACCACGCCGGAATCCGCCTACCTCATGCTCACGTCCAAGGCGGCGGGAATCCTGGCCTCCGTGGACACCGTCATCATTGATGAAATCCACGCCCTGGCCGGGACCAAGCGCGGCGTGCACCTGGCCCTGACCTTGGAGCGCCTGACCCAGGTGGCCGGCGAGTTCCAGCGCATCGGCCTGTCGGCGACGGTTCGCCCGCTTGACGCGGTGGCCAATTTCCTTGGCGGCGGGCGCCCCGTGGAGCTCATCGCGCCGCCCGCGGCCAAGCAGTGGGAGCTAGGCGTCCACGTCCCCGTGGAGGACATGGCCGATCTGCCCACCCCGGAGCAGGGGTCCAGCATCGGTGAATCCACGGTCGATGACCCGTTAGGGTTGACCACCGGCCCCCAGGACGCAGACAAGCTGGCCGCGGATTCCGCACTGCCCACCGCGAAGAGCATCTGGCCGTTTATTGAACAAGAGCTTTACCGGGAAGTCATGGAGCACCGCTCCACCCTGGTCTTTGTCAACTCTCGCCGCACGGCGGAACGGGTGACCAGCCGGCTCAATGAACTCTATGCGCAGGAGCATGACCCCGAGTCGCTGTCCGCGCCCACGCGCCGGGATCCGGCGCAGCTGATGAAACAGGTAGACGTGGCGGGGAAGGCCGCCCCGCTTATCGCCCGCGCCCATCATGGATCCGTATCGAAGGATGAGCGCGCGCTGACGGAGACCATGCTCAAAGAGGGCACGCTCAAGGCGGTCGTGGCCACCAGCTCCCTGGAATTAGGCATCGACATGGGAGCGGTTGATCTCGTGGTGCAGGTGGAATCCCCGCCCTCTGTCGCATCCGCGCTCCAGCGCGTGGGGCGCGCCGGGCACTCCGTGGGCGCCGTGTCCCATGGTTCCTTCTATCCCAAGCACCGCGCGGACCTGCTTCAATCCGTGGTCACGGTCAAGCGCATGCGTGAGGGGCTTATCGAGGAGATGCATTCCCCGGTCAACCCGCTCGATGTGCTTGCGCAGCAGACCGTCGCCGCCGTCGCCGCGGCGCCGGACGGCCTCCACGCGGATGACTGGTACGTCCTGGTGCGGCAGGCGTGGCCCTACCGCGATCTGGCGCGTGAGGTTTATGACTCGGTGCTGGACCTGGTCAGCGGCGTCTACCCGTCCACGGACTTCGCCGAGCTCAAGCCCCGCGTGATCTACGACCGGGTCACGGGGCTGATGACCCCTCGCCCGGGAGCGCAACGCGTGGCCGTGACGTCTGGCGGAACGATTCCGGACCGGGGAATGTTCGGCGTGTTCCTTGCGGGCGGTGAGGGCGCCCCGCGGCGGGTGGGGGAGCTGGATGAGGAGATGGTGTATGAATCCCGCGTGGGTGACGTGTTCACCCTGGGGGCCACGTCGTGGCGGATCGAGGAAATCACTCGCGACCAGGTGATAGTGACGCCCGCGCCGGGCCACACCGGCAGGCTGCCTTTCTGGACCGGTGACCAGGCCGGCCGCCCGTATGAATTGGGGCTGGCCTTGGGCGCCTTCCGGCGCGAGGCGCATGGAAACCCCTCGGCAATAGCCGATGCCGATGCCTGGGCCAGGGACAACCTGCTGGCCTACCTGGCCGAACAGGAAGAAGCCACGGGCCTGGTCCCGGATGAAAAGACCCTGCTCCTCGAGCGCTTCAAGGATGAACTGGGGGATTGGCGCGTGGTTTTGCATACCCCGTTTGGCCGCGGGGTGAACGCGGCGTGGGCGTTGGCCCTGTCCGCGCGGGTGGCCGAACAGACCGGCATGGATCCGCAGGCGGTGGCCGGCGATGACGGCATTGTCCTGCGCCTGCCGGAGGGGGAGCGGGAACCGGATGGCGCGCTGTTTATGTTTGATGCGGACGAGATTGCGGACATCGTGACGGAACAGGTGGGCGGCTCCGCGCTGTTTGCCTCCCGCTTCCGGGAATGCGCGGCCCGCGCGTTGCTGCTTCCGCGCCGCAACCCGGGAAAGCGCGCCCCGCTGTGGCAGCAGCGCCAGCGTGCCGAGCAGCTGCTGGACGTGGCCCGCAAGTATCCCTCGTTCCCCATAATTTTGGAGACCGTGCGCGAGTGTCTGCAGGACGTCTACGACCTGCCGGCGTTGGAATCGGTATGCCGGGATTTGGCCCACCGCCGCATCCGCATCGCCGAGGTGACCACGCAGCAGCCGTCGCCGTTTAGCTCATCGCTGCTGTTTAATTACACCGGCGCCTTTATGTATGAGGGGGATTCGCCGCTCGCGGAGAAGCGGGCCGCGGCCCTGGCCCTGGATCCGGCCTTGCTGGCCAAGTTGCTGGGCACGGTGGAGCTGCGGGAATTACTGGATCCGGAGATCATCGAGGAGGTCCATACCCAGCTCCAGCGAACCCACCCGGAGCGTCGGGCGCGCACGGCGGAAGAGGTAGCGGATCTGCTGCGCGTGGTTGGCCCTGTGCCAATCGATGAGCTTGCGGAGCATACAGACGTGCCGCTCGCACACATCGAACGGGCGCTCGCGGGGCGCATCATGCGCGTGCGTGTGGCGGGCCGGGAGCACCTGGCCCAGGTCCAGGACGCGCCGTTGTTGCGCGATGGCTTGGGGGTGCCCGTACCCCCAGGCGTGGCGGCGCAGGTGGAGACCATTACGGACGCCCTTGCCCAGCTCGTGAGCCGCTGGGCGCGAACTCGCGGTCCGTTTATCCTGCGGGAGCTGGCCGATGCCTTTGGCCTATCCGTATCCATGGCCCATTCCGCGCTCGCTGGGTTAGACACGGTCATTGAGGGCCGCTACCGGCAGGGCATCGATGAACAAGAGTATTGCGCGGCGGAGGTACTGCGCACCATTCGCTCGCGCTCCCTGGCCGCGGCGCGCGCTGCCACTGAACCCGTGAGCCCCGCGGCATTTGCCCGCTTCCTGCCGGACTGGCAGCAGGTGGCCCCGGCCGGTCAGCGCCCAGCGCTCCGCGGGGCCGACGGCGTCTTCACCGTCATTGAACAACTCGCCGGAGTGCGGCTTCCCGCGTCCGCATGGGAGTCGTTGGTGCTGCCCGCGCGCGTGGGGGACTATTCGCCCCGGATGCTCGATGAACTTACAGCCGGCGGCGAGGTCCAGATTCTGGGTGCCGGCAAGGCCGGCGGGGCGGACCCATGGATTATGCTCCTGCCGTCTGATTACGCAGCCCAGCTCGCGCCCGAGCGCGCCGAGGAGCCCCAACTGTCCGGCCTGCAAGAATCCATCGTGGCGATTTTGGGGCGCGGCGGCGGATTCCTCTTCAGCGACCTGCTGCGCGAGGTCACCGGCGATGATCTGGGGCTAGTCACCGGGCAGGTCGGCGGCGACGAGCTGCGTGAAGCATTGTGGGGGCTGGTTGAAGCCGGCCTCGTGGCGCCGGATTCCTTTGGCCCTATCCGCGCGCGGCTGGCCGGCGGAGGTTCGCGTTCCCAGGCCGCGCACCGCGCCAAGCGCCGGCCAACCCGCTCCCGCCTGCGCATGGGGCGTACGTCCTTTGCACAGACGCAGCGGGCGAACACCACGCCTCCGGACATGTCCGGCAGGTGGGCGTTAGCGGTACGCCCGGCGCAGGACGCCACCTCACGCTCGGTTGCGCACGGTGAGGCGTGGCTCGACCGCTATGGCGTTCTCACCCGCGGCTCGGTACAGGCCGAGGACGTCATTGGCGGTTTCGCGCTGGCGTACAAAGTGCTCTCCGGCTTCGAGGAATCCGGCAAGGCAATGCGCGGATACGTCATCGAAGGTCTGGGCGCGGCGCAGTTCTCCACGCCGGCTATCATCGACAGGTTGCGCGGCGTGGCCGATTCACCGGACGTGACCGGTTGGCCATCCGGCACGCTAGAACCCAAGACCTACGTGATAGCCGCCGCGGATCCCGCCAACCCCTATGGCGCGGCCTTAGGCTGGCCGCAACGCGATGAAAGCGGCGGGCAGGTCTCCGCGAGCCCCTCGCGCGCCGCCGGCGCACTGGTTGTGCTCATAGACGGCCTCTGCGTTGCCCACCTGACCCGAGGGGGTAAGACGTTATCCACGTACTTCGACGCCCTTCCGGAAGGCATTAGCCAAGGGGACGTGGCCGCCCTCATGGTCGGCGCACTCACGGAGCTCGTTAGCGCCGGACGCCTATCGCCCCTGGTCATCGAAAAGGCAAACGGGCAATCCATCTTCGAATCTGCCCTGGCTGGACGGTTGCGGGAGGCCGGGGCCGGAATCACCCCCAAGGGCATCCGGATTTCCGCCAAGTCCCCGGCCCCGCGCACCCCAAGCGGTCCCCAGCGCGGGCGCCGGCTAGCGGAGGCATTGACGGAACTCAGCTTCGATGATGACCCCGCGGATTCAAGTGAAGGCCCCTCCGCGCCACCGCGCCCAACCGGGCCCCCTCGTCCATCCGGGCCCGAGCGGCGGGAAGAACCAGGCGCCGGCGGAGGGGGTTTCCGGCCGCGGCGGGGGCCGCGCCGCTAG
- a CDS encoding alpha-hydroxy acid oxidase, whose protein sequence is MKINRQPPDIAELKNLMRFERPHLDRRAARLDKAADIYDLRAIAKRRTPKAAFDYVDGAAMREVSLAETREAFTKARLLPRMLSGAVEVDTSVDIAGGTSALPFGIAPTGFTRFMHAEGEDAGAAAARDAGIPFALSTMGTRSVEETAKVSGRGRRWFQLYLWKDRAASLDLVQRAWDAGYDALIVTVDTPVAGQRLRDTRNGMRIPPRLTAGTVVDAAWRPEWWFNFLTTEPVTFASLTSTTGTLGELVNGMFDPSLNYGDLAWIREQWPGTLIVKGIVNPADARTAYELGADAIQVSSHGGRQLDQVVNPLQALEKIRAELGADADIIYDSGIMSGNDIVIALALGADFVMVGRAYLYGLMAGGREGVDKAIELLAGQVSNTLQLLGCSSVADLKRSHVIAPWDGDKNVGGHA, encoded by the coding sequence ATGAAGATAAACAGGCAGCCACCGGATATCGCGGAGCTGAAAAACCTCATGCGATTCGAGCGTCCCCACCTCGATCGCAGGGCAGCGCGCCTGGACAAGGCGGCAGACATCTATGACCTCCGCGCCATCGCCAAGCGGCGCACCCCGAAGGCGGCGTTTGATTACGTCGATGGTGCCGCGATGCGTGAGGTGAGCCTGGCTGAGACGCGCGAGGCATTTACCAAGGCGCGGCTTCTACCAAGGATGCTTTCCGGGGCAGTGGAGGTGGACACCTCGGTAGACATCGCCGGCGGAACGTCGGCCCTGCCGTTCGGGATCGCGCCCACGGGGTTTACCCGCTTCATGCACGCCGAGGGCGAGGACGCGGGAGCCGCGGCCGCGCGCGATGCGGGAATCCCGTTTGCCCTGTCCACCATGGGGACTAGATCCGTGGAGGAGACGGCGAAAGTCTCGGGGCGCGGCCGCCGTTGGTTCCAGCTGTATCTCTGGAAGGACCGCGCGGCCTCCCTGGATTTGGTACAACGCGCCTGGGACGCGGGTTATGATGCTTTGATTGTCACCGTGGACACCCCCGTTGCGGGCCAGCGCCTGCGCGACACCCGTAATGGGATGCGCATTCCGCCGCGGCTGACCGCTGGAACCGTCGTTGATGCCGCCTGGCGCCCGGAGTGGTGGTTTAACTTCCTGACCACCGAGCCGGTGACCTTCGCCTCGCTGACTTCCACCACCGGCACCCTAGGAGAGCTGGTCAACGGCATGTTTGATCCATCCCTCAACTATGGGGATCTAGCCTGGATCCGCGAGCAATGGCCGGGCACGCTCATCGTGAAGGGCATCGTCAACCCCGCCGACGCCCGCACTGCCTACGAGCTCGGCGCGGATGCCATCCAAGTGTCTTCCCACGGCGGCCGCCAGCTAGACCAGGTTGTTAATCCGCTGCAAGCCTTGGAGAAGATCCGCGCGGAGCTAGGTGCTGACGCGGACATAATTTATGACTCGGGAATCATGTCCGGCAATGACATAGTCATTGCGCTAGCCCTAGGCGCCGATTTTGTCATGGTGGGCCGCGCCTACCTCTACGGCCTAATGGCCGGTGGACGCGAAGGCGTGGACAAAGCTATCGAGCTTCTCGCGGGCCAGGTATCAAACACACTTCAGCTTCTGGGCTGTTCCAGTGTGGCGGATCTTAAACGCTCCCATGTGATCGCTCC